The Rhodothermus marinus DSM 4252 DNA segment CCACGGGCTGCACGTGCTGGTGGGCATGGGAGTGCTGACGTGGATCGCGTTGCGGGCACAGCGTGGCGACTTCAGCAGTGAATACTACACGCCGGTCGAGATCTCGGCGCTCTACTGGCACCTGGTGGATATCATCTGGATTTTCCTGTTCCCGCTGCTGTATCTGATTCACTGAGGCAGACGGAAAAGCATCATGGCACACGCGACACACCATATCATTCCCCGGCCGCTGTTGCTCAAGGTTTTTCTGACGCTGGTGGCGCTGACCATCATCACGGCGCTGACCGGTCAGGCGGACCTCGGCGCCTTCAGCTTTCTGCATGTGCCCCTGGCCATCGGCATTGCCGTGATCAAGGCCGCGCTGGTCGTGCTGTTTTTCATGGGACTCAAATACGACAGGCCGATCAATGCGCTGGCCTTTGTTATTGGCCTGCTGATGGTGGGGGTGTTTCTGGCGTTTACGCTGCTGGATGTATTCTATCGGGGCGACATCGGAAACCTCAGCCCGGAGCCGATTCGCGGGCCACAGGTGGAGCAGGTGGAGGCCCCGGCCGGCCACTGAGCGGCAGAAAACCAGAGGAATTTCAAAAGGCGTCGGTTTCATGGCCGACGCCTTTTTTGTGGATCCTGACCGTCGTCCGGGCGTGTCTATGGAAAATCAGGGCGAAGCCATGTATCTGCTGCCGGCGCTGGTTTTCGTGCCCATACTGTTCTTCATGCTGGTCTGGGCCGTGGTGACGGCCGGGCGCATTCTGTTTCCGGAGCGGCCGCTACCCTTCGATCGTGAGTTTTCGCTCCGGGGCTGGACGATGCGCCCCCGCTACCGGGCGCCGGTGCACGTGGCCGCTCCCCGCGCCACGACCATGCCCCACGTTGCGCAGGCCGTCTATCACTTCGAAGAAGGCCACTCCGATGGCTTGCCTGAGGTCTGGGTGGACGATCTCTGGCTTCGGCGAAATTGACCGTTCTTTTCTGAACCTGATCGGACAAGCGCGGTAGAAGGCGGCGTTTGCAGAACCCGCCCGTCGTGCCATGAAAGTCGTCGAGATTCTGGAGCAGGCGACCGGTCCGCTGATTTCCTACGAGATCATTCCGCCACGGCGAGGGGGCTCGCTGGATGAAGTGTTGGCCGTGGTGGAAGAGTTGATGCCGTTCGATCCGCCCTTCATCGACGTGACCAGCCACGCCGCCGAGGTCGAGTACGAACAGTTGCCTGACGGTACGTTGCGTCCCCGCGTTAAACGCAAGCGGCCGGGGACGATCGGCATCTGCGCCGCCATCAAAAGCCGCTTCGGCGTCGAGACCGTACCCCATCTGCTCTGTCGGGGCTTTACGCGCGAGGAGACCGAGGATGCCCTGATCGAGCTGCACTATCTGGGCATCCAGAACGTCATGGCACTGCGGGGCGACTCGCCCAACTACCAGAAGCCCATCCCGCCGGATCGGACGGTGAACGAATACGCCGTCGATCTGGTGCGGCAGATCGCCAACATGAACCGCGGCATCTATCTGGAGCCGCTCGAAGACGCCGTACCCACCGACTTCTGCATCGGGGTGGCCGGCTATCCGGAAAAGCACTTCGAGGCGCCCAACCTGACCTGGGACATTATGAATCTGAAGCGCAAGATCGAAGCGGGCGCCCACTACGTCACCACGCAGATGTTCTTCGACAACCGGCACTATTTCCGGTTTGTGGAGCGGTGCCGGGAAGTGGGCATCAACGTGCCGATCATTCCCGGATTGAAGATCCTGACCAGTAAACGCCACCTGCAGCTCCTCCCCAGCCGGTTTCACATTGAGATTCCGGAGGAACTGGTGGCCGAGGTGGAAGCGGCCAAACTGGAGCACGTTCCGGAAATCGGCATTGCCTGGGCGCGGCGACAGGCCGAAGAGTTGCTGGAGGCCGGTGTGCCCTGCATTCACTTCTACATCATGCTCCGCGCCGACTACGTGCGCGAGGTCGTGGCCTATTTGCGCAAAATAGCTTAGCGGAACTAACGCCAAAAGGTCGGCACCCCCTGCGTTTTTCGCGCAAAGTAGTCGGAGTGGTTGCTTATGCGGACCTTTCTGTGTAGAATAGGTAAAGATTGACAGCCGAAGGATCGACGACTATCTTACGGATAGATAGCGACTTGCGCCTGTAGTCCCCGGGCATCTCGGCCAGCGAGAGACGGGGAGGCCAAGCTTCCGACGGGAAATATGTACCAGTGTAGACAGAGGGAGGCCTCCCATGGCAGCACGTCGTGGCGTCGTCAAGTGGTTTGACGCAAAAAAGGGGTACGGCTTCATCATCCACCCGGAAGGAGGCGCCGATATTTTCGTGCACTACTCGCAGATCATCAGCGAGCGGCGCTTCAAGACGTTGCGGACCGGTCAGATCGTCGAGTTCGAGCTGCACGAAGGCCCTAAAGGGCTCCATGCCCGTAACGTCGTGCCGCTCGACGAGGTGCAGCGGAAGGCAGCCTCGGGCGAACGCACTCCCCGGCAGCAACAGTCCCATTCGCTGAGCCGCTCCTGAAAAGCGCCGGAGGCATTGTTTTTCGTTCGCCGTGCGGCTATCTTGCAGCAGTCAGGGGCTGCAAGATAGCGGAAGACCATGGCGTTTACCTTTTCTGACGAAGACATTCAGCGCATTGCTGCGGCACTGGGCGTGGCGCCGCAGATCGAAGGCTCCAGCGTGCGGTTTTCGCTGTTCGATCCGGAAAGCGGGCGCCGCCTGACGCTCGAAATTCAGCGTGCGCTGCAGTTGCCACCGGCGCTGCAGGAGGTCATGCCGCCGAATCTGGTGTCAGTCTACACGCCCAGCTCGTTTCTGCAACTGCAGGGCTGCACGGGCTACTTGGCCAGCCAGGAACTGGGCGAGGTGATTTTCTTCGGGCGACAGCAGGGTTTTGTCAGCGGGCTGGTGGTCGAGCGCGAGGTGGGCTGTTCGCTTTACGCCAACGTACACGAGCGGCTGCTTTCGGCCGACTTCATGCAGCTTCCGCCCGAAATGGTCATGAGCAGCGTGGCGCTCTCGATGAGCGAGACGCTCTTCAACGATCTGGACGAGTCGTCGTCATGAAGGCCCCGGAGACGGAGGCGCTGGAGATCGTCCAGGCACACCCCTCTCGTCGATTGCCCAACGCGCTGCTCCGGCGTCTGGTGCAGGCCGTGCTTGCGGGAGAAAAGGCCCGTTTGCGCTATTTGAGTCTGGTGCTGACCGATCATGCCACCGTGCGCGAACTCAACCGCACCTATCTGGGCCACGACTACGACACGGACGTACTTTCCTTTCCACTTTCCGAAGAACCCGGCGTGGTGGAAGGGGAAATCTACGTCGACCTGGACACGGCGGCCGAGCGCCACGCCGAGTTCGGCGCCACCTTCACGCAGGAAGCCTGTCGCTACGTGGTGCACGGCCTGCTGCACCTGCTCGGCTACGACGATGCCACGCCCGAAGCCCGGGCGCACATGCACCGGCTCGAAGACCGTTACCTGCAGGCCGCCGGACTGCTGTAGACGCTACTGTTCTTCGCTGGTGTCGCCGCGCAGGAATTGCTCCATTTCCTGACGCAGTTGGTCCGGCGTTTTGCGGAAGCTGTCGTCGCCCAGCACCTCGGCCAGCCGGTTGCTGAAGGCCGCCGCCGCTTCATAGTCGCCGGCCATCATGTAGGTGAAGCGGATGATCTGTACGAACTGGGCGGCCATGTCGGCTTCACGCTGGGAGTGGGCCGTGCGCAACGTGAAGAGCACGAGCGGCTCGGCCTTCTTCCAGATGGCCACGGCCTTCTCGGGTGCGCCCACCTGCTGGTAGGCCTGGGCCAGGAAGTAATAGGAGCGGAGGTCGGCCGGGATCGTCTCCAGCGGCACGCGCACCATGATCGTGTCGAGCAGCGCCTCGCCTTCGTCGGGCAGTCCCTGCTGGGCCAGTTGCGTGGCGATGTGGGCGTAAATGCTCCGGTAGTTATCCACCATGCGGCGGATGTTTTCGTCGAAGTAAACATCCGGGTTGTCCAGGTTGGTGAACCGGAAGCGCCGGAGCCGCTCCAGTGTGATCGAAGGCACAACGCGCCCGAGCGTCACGTTGTGGCGAATGGGCACCACGCGGTAAGCCTGACCTTCGAGCTGGAAGAAGTTCTGCAGGTTGAGCTGGCCGTCGGGGCTGACCGTGACGGCAAAGTAGATGGGGCGCTCCCAGTCGCGCTCGGCGTTGGTGCGGAGCATGTCGAGCACGGCGATGTCGGCTGCATAGAGCAGGTGCAGGTCGCGCGTGTAGGGCCGGCCCTCCAGGCGCCAGCGCATCGGACGCATGACGCGGCTGCTGTCTTCCGGCGCAATGCCCAGGCGCTCGTAGTCGGTGGCCGGATTGAGCCGGACCGGCAGTTCGATCTCGCGTGGCTCCCAGGCCACCACGCTGAGGCGGTCGATCTGGGCATCGCTCAGCGAGATGGGCAGCGGCGCCGACTTGCGGGCCCACTGGTGCTTGAGCTGCTTGATGTACCACGAGGTGTTCAGCAGCGACAGGTTGGCCACGCGCACGTCCTGACGCACGGCCTCGACCTCCTGCAGGTACCAGAGCGGATAGGTGTCGTTGTCGCCGTTGGTGAAGACGATGGCGTTGTCGTCCAGGCTCATCAACAGATTCCAGGCGTAGTCGCGGGCCACGTAGCGGCCGCTCCGGTCGTGGTCGTCGTAGTTCTGCAGCAGCATGTGCAGCGGCACGGCCGCAAAGATCACCACGGCCGCACCCCAGAGCAACGGTCGCCGCAGCGTCTCTTTGAGCCGGTCTCGCAGGATTTCCAGCAATCCGGCCGCGCCGATACCCACCCACAGGCTGAAGGCAAAGAAGCTCCCGACGTAGGAGTAGTCGCGTTCGCGCGGTTGCAGCGGCGTCTGGTTCAGGTAGAGAATGATCCCCACGCCGGTCACGAGAAACAGTACGAGCACGCTGAAGGCCCGCCGCCAGTCGTGGTTGAAGTGGAACGCCATGCCCAGCAGGCCCAGCAACAGCGGCAGCGCGTAGTAAACGTTGCGGGAGGCGCGCTCGCTGGGCGTCTGGAAGAAGTAGAGGTCTTTCTCACCGGGCAGAAAGCCTGTGATGGCGGGTGCGTCCTGCACGTCGCTGGCCTTTCCGACGAAGTTCCACAGGAAGTAGCGGATGTACATGTGGCCGAGCTGGTAGCGCAGGAAGAAGTCCAGGTCCGAGTCGTACTGGGCGTAGACGCGCAGGTGGCTCGGGTCCGGCGACCAGCGACGCGGAAAGAGCACCTGACGCGACTGGTCGATCTGGCCTGTCTGGTTGTTGTAGGTGGCGCCGCGCAGCAGGGGCGTTTCGCCGTACTGCTCGCGCTTCAGGTAGGAGACGAAGGCGTGGGGTGTCTCCGGGTCGTTCAGGTCGATGGGCGGATCGACGCTGCTCCGGATGATGATGAGCGCGTAGCTCGAATAGCCCAGCAGGATCATCGCCAGGCAGAGCATGGCCAGGTTGGCCGCGGGCTTCCGCTGGCGATGGGTGTAGTAGACGCCGCCCACGACCAGCGCCAGCACTACCAGTCCGAACAGCAGCGGATCGCCACTCTTACCGGCCCAGTCGGGCAGCTCCTGAATGATGCCGGGATAGATGATCAGAAAGATGATCGAAGAGACCACCAGTGCCCCGAAGATGCGCAGCCAGCGTTGCGCGGGGGTCCATTCCGGCCGCTCGAACTCCGTGAAAAAGACCAGCAGCGCCACGAAAAACAGCGCCAGCAGGCTGAGCAGGTGTACCCCGATGGCCAGACCGAACAGGTAGGCGATGAGCACCAGGTAGCGGTTGGCCGAAAGGGCCGAGAGCGTGCCGCCGCGCCGCAGCATGGCCACTTCGGCGGCCGCCTGCTCGCTCCACCGCAACCCCAGCCACACCACCAGCGCGGTGAAGAGCATGGACATCGCGTACACCTCGGCCTCGACGGCATTGAACCAGAACGAATCGGTCACGGCGAACGTGCAGGCGCCCACCACGCCACCCGCCAGTGCGATGAAGTCGTCCGTCCACGTGCGCTGGTCGGCCGGCGGTTGCCAGTGGCGGATCAGGCGCACGATAATCAGAAAGGTCAGCAGGACGGTGACCGCGCTCGAAAGCGCCGACACCCAGTTGACGGCCAGGGCTACCAGTTCGCGCGACGGCGCCAGCATCGAGAAAAGCCGGGCCACCAGCATGTAGAAGGGCGCACCCGGCGGATGCATCACCTCCAGACCAAAGACGCTGGCAATGAACTCGCCGGAATCCCAGAACGAAACGGTCGGGGCAATGGTCAGGCCGTAGAGAACCAGCGCGTACAGGAAAACCGCAGCGGCTACGAAACGCTCAATCAGGGTGCGACGCATCGGGGCAGGGGTTGGTCTCTCCTGAAAAAACGCCTTTCTAACGCCGCCTGCTATGGCGGGTTGCGATCAGGGAGCCGTCGCCGTCCTATCGGGAATCGGCTGCAGCGCTGTGCCCTCGACCGAAAGCCTTCGCCCCTGCAATTCCACGGTCACGTTGAAGAACGCTTCCACGAGCCAGCAGCTCGAA contains these protein-coding regions:
- a CDS encoding cytochrome C oxidase subunit IV family protein, whose product is MAHATHHIIPRPLLLKVFLTLVALTIITALTGQADLGAFSFLHVPLAIGIAVIKAALVVLFFMGLKYDRPINALAFVIGLLMVGVFLAFTLLDVFYRGDIGNLSPEPIRGPQVEQVEAPAGH
- the metF gene encoding methylenetetrahydrofolate reductase [NAD(P)H], translated to MKVVEILEQATGPLISYEIIPPRRGGSLDEVLAVVEELMPFDPPFIDVTSHAAEVEYEQLPDGTLRPRVKRKRPGTIGICAAIKSRFGVETVPHLLCRGFTREETEDALIELHYLGIQNVMALRGDSPNYQKPIPPDRTVNEYAVDLVRQIANMNRGIYLEPLEDAVPTDFCIGVAGYPEKHFEAPNLTWDIMNLKRKIEAGAHYVTTQMFFDNRHYFRFVERCREVGINVPIIPGLKILTSKRHLQLLPSRFHIEIPEELVAEVEAAKLEHVPEIGIAWARRQAEELLEAGVPCIHFYIMLRADYVREVVAYLRKIA
- a CDS encoding cold-shock protein, with translation MAARRGVVKWFDAKKGYGFIIHPEGGADIFVHYSQIISERRFKTLRTGQIVEFELHEGPKGLHARNVVPLDEVQRKAASGERTPRQQQSHSLSRS
- the ybeY gene encoding rRNA maturation RNase YbeY: MKAPETEALEIVQAHPSRRLPNALLRRLVQAVLAGEKARLRYLSLVLTDHATVRELNRTYLGHDYDTDVLSFPLSEEPGVVEGEIYVDLDTAAERHAEFGATFTQEACRYVVHGLLHLLGYDDATPEARAHMHRLEDRYLQAAGLL
- a CDS encoding glycosyltransferase family 117 protein; this encodes MRRTLIERFVAAAVFLYALVLYGLTIAPTVSFWDSGEFIASVFGLEVMHPPGAPFYMLVARLFSMLAPSRELVALAVNWVSALSSAVTVLLTFLIIVRLIRHWQPPADQRTWTDDFIALAGGVVGACTFAVTDSFWFNAVEAEVYAMSMLFTALVVWLGLRWSEQAAAEVAMLRRGGTLSALSANRYLVLIAYLFGLAIGVHLLSLLALFFVALLVFFTEFERPEWTPAQRWLRIFGALVVSSIIFLIIYPGIIQELPDWAGKSGDPLLFGLVVLALVVGGVYYTHRQRKPAANLAMLCLAMILLGYSSYALIIIRSSVDPPIDLNDPETPHAFVSYLKREQYGETPLLRGATYNNQTGQIDQSRQVLFPRRWSPDPSHLRVYAQYDSDLDFFLRYQLGHMYIRYFLWNFVGKASDVQDAPAITGFLPGEKDLYFFQTPSERASRNVYYALPLLLGLLGMAFHFNHDWRRAFSVLVLFLVTGVGIILYLNQTPLQPRERDYSYVGSFFAFSLWVGIGAAGLLEILRDRLKETLRRPLLWGAAVVIFAAVPLHMLLQNYDDHDRSGRYVARDYAWNLLMSLDDNAIVFTNGDNDTYPLWYLQEVEAVRQDVRVANLSLLNTSWYIKQLKHQWARKSAPLPISLSDAQIDRLSVVAWEPREIELPVRLNPATDYERLGIAPEDSSRVMRPMRWRLEGRPYTRDLHLLYAADIAVLDMLRTNAERDWERPIYFAVTVSPDGQLNLQNFFQLEGQAYRVVPIRHNVTLGRVVPSITLERLRRFRFTNLDNPDVYFDENIRRMVDNYRSIYAHIATQLAQQGLPDEGEALLDTIMVRVPLETIPADLRSYYFLAQAYQQVGAPEKAVAIWKKAEPLVLFTLRTAHSQREADMAAQFVQIIRFTYMMAGDYEAAAAFSNRLAEVLGDDSFRKTPDQLRQEMEQFLRGDTSEEQ